Proteins encoded together in one Salmo trutta chromosome 3, fSalTru1.1, whole genome shotgun sequence window:
- the LOC115168093 gene encoding homeobox protein MSX-2-like, translating to MDSPVDSKDGFSTYEDTPPPRLFKERKTPLSPLPFSVEAIMLDRTHSEGGRRDSGTITSPLGNYSTSVSRQPSSPEYFIHNFDPSSSKVKSETSEPEDCASWMSPRCRLSPALNQVNPSLRKHKTNRKPRTPFTTSQLLSLERKFHHKQYLSIAERAEFSSSLSLSETQVKIWFQNRRAKAKRLQEADVEKLKMAAAGVGSKPGFYPPGFSSLPFPLCVSLEGLGGGVSGMCGGQGYPFRSTTLLTTVPHLGVYTSPVGYGLFHLS from the exons atggattctccAGTAGATTCGAAAGATGGCTTTTCGACCTATGAGGACACTCCTCCACCGAGGCTGTTTAAGGAGCGCAAAACACCTTTATCACCTTTACCTTTCAGTGTGGAAGCGATCATGTTGGATAGGACTCATAGCGAAGGAGGGAGACGCGACAGCGGTACGATAACCTCTCCCCTGGGGAATTACTCTACATCGGTGTCCAGACAGCCGTCTAGTCCAGAATACTTTATTCACAATTTTGACCCGTCTTCTTCGAAGGTTAAATCAGAGACGTCGGAACCAGAGGACTGTGCGTCATGGATGTCACCGCGGTGCAGGTTGTCTCCAGCGCTCA accaGGTCAATCCCTCCTTGAGGAAACACAAGACCAACAGGAAGCCCCGGACCCCCTTCACCACCTCCCAGCTCCTGTCCTTGGAGAGGAAGTTCCATCATAAACAGTACCTGTCCATCGCTGAGCGGGCTGagttctcctcctccctgtccctctcAGAGACCCAGGTCAAGATCTGGTTCCAGAACCGACGGGCTAAAGCCAAGAGACTGCAGGAGGCAGATGTGGAGAAACTCAAGATGGCCGCCGCAGGTGTTGGATCCAAGCCGGGGTTCTATCCCCCGGGGTTCTCCTCGCTGCCGTTCCCCCTCTGTGTCAGtctggagggtctgggtggggggGTCTCAGGGATGTGCGGAGGACAGGGGTACCCCTTCAGAAGTACCACTCTGTTAACAACAGTACCACATCTGGGGGTGTACACCTCACCTGTAGGGTACGGACTCTTCCACCTGTCCtga